GTCAACCACCAGCGATGCGTAATATACAAGTGTATCGGGCCTGAGGTAATTATATCTCCTGAAACGGATGATCTCCATGGCAGCCTCATCATCATACAGTGCATCGGCTATGTCCCTGTATGAAACCCTTTGGACCGAGTACCCCTCCTCAAACGCATCGGACATTCTTGACAGCTCCCTCTCCATTCTGTTTGCCGCATTCTCAAGTGAATCAATATTTATGTTATCCTCTGCCAGATCTTCCCTTGGCATGGTATACAGGTATGCAAGGTACTCCCTGATATCAAGCCACTCCTGGAATCTGCCTACCAGTTCGTTGTCGCCGCTGCTTAAGATCTGGTTCCTCACCCTTGTGGTGGCGTTCAGCAAAAGAGCCTTTACAGCAATATGGTAATCATACATGTCGCCTGTTATCCCGTCAATGTGATCTTTCGCATCAACTGAGAATGAATTGAACCTGATGAAACGCGGCTGTATCCTTGCCCAGAACCTTGCCTTCTCCGTATCGCTCATGGCGGGGAAATGTCTGTCAATCTGATGCAGGTGGCGATCAAGTACCCTGGTATACCACTCATATGCATCCTGATAATCACCTTCCTGCCATCTCAGAACGGCCATCCGCTCAATTGTGCTGATATGATTTGGATGATGATCATCCAGTGATTCCTTTTCAATCTCCAGCGCTTCCTGAAGCAGAGGCAATGCCGCTCCGGTATTCCCGGCCAGGAGATAGAAACCACCGAGCTCCGAGGCGGTGGCAGCATAGTGGGGATTATCCCGGCCCAGTCTCCGTCTGTAAATATCCAGTGCACTGGTTAAATTCTCCTCAACCTTGTCCATTTCTCCGGTAACCATGTAGAGTGACGCAATGTTCCTGAGCATAACTGCATAGTCGGGGTGCCCGGCACCCAGGCGTCTGCGCTTTGCAGCCAGAGCATCAAGATAGATTTTTTCCGCCTCATCATACTCCTCCAGAAGCTGGTACAACAATGCCAGGTTAACCTTCATTCTCAAAAAATTTGCCGATCTTTCACCAAGCTGGCCGGAAGCTATCTCCACAGCACTATTAAGCAATTCTTCAGCTTCATTATACCGTCCTGTAACCTGGTAAAAAATCGCCTGGTTATTCAGTGCAATTGAGTAGGGCACAGAGTTACCTCCCTGGTACCTGTATATGTTCTCAACTGCTTTCTCATAATAATCATGGGCCTCGGTATATCTCCCCATATCCTTGTACAGCACTGCAAGATTGTTGTAGGATGCTCCAAGCGTGCTCTCATCGGCCACAGCTCGGGCCCGCATCTCCATGGCTTCAATTGTGAGGTTCTCGGCGCTGCTGTATCTGCCGGTTGCATGGTGCAGCAATCCAAGGTTACTTATGACACTTGCAGCCTCCTTTGAGGGGTACATATTGTTAAACCTGTAAATCTCCAAAGCACTGTTAAACGAAAGTTCAGCAGACCTGAACCGCCCGGAAGCATAGAACATCTCACCCGCCTGGTTAAGATCCTCTGCCTTTTCAGCCGGAGACCTGTCCGCATAACTTTCGGGCGTCAGCACAAAAAGCAGCACTCTCTGGAGTTTGCGGTATCTTTCCTGTGACTCGAACATCCCTGAATTGTCACTGAATGAAACTGCATAGTTAAATTCTGTCTGATCGTACTCTTCATAAGACTTTCTCAGCTGATTTACAGCCTCATCCTTCAGGGCATCCACTACCCTGTCCCTGCCGGCATCGATGATCTGGCGCAGTATCTGCCCAGGAGCAGCCTCAAACTGAAAAAACAGGACAATAATAACCGGAATAAGCTTTCTCATAGTTTCAGTTTTTTGATTAACACCGGAGTTCGTAAATTTGCATCCCGGCCGGGATATTTGCTCAGAAATTCCGGACCCGGCAGCCGTCTGATAAATGAACAATATAAAAGTAATGAATATAGGGCAAATAACATAAACCATGCCTTCTTCAATTAAATATCAACCCACTCTGTTTTATGAACCATGACCCTGTGCAGCAAAGAATTCAAATTCCTCCGGATATTGTCAGGCCGGAAATAAGATCAGACACTGAAGGAACAGCCCCGTTCAGGGCGGGTATGAAATACGGCCGGGCCCTCAGGGATATAGAAGCAGGAGAATACAAAATAATTCAAGGCAGTTTTGCAACAGCACTGGCTTTTTACTCCTGGCTCAGAAAACATACCTCCCACGAATACCCGGTCAATGATCACTCATCTTCCAGGCTTAACAGGAAGAAGCTGGCAGAAAGGGCAGGCCATATAATGATCAGGGTCAGGGATCACAAGCCGGACATGGACAAAGCACCGTCAAATCCATGGCTTAAGGATTTTTATCCTGATATAAATGAGTTCCTGATCTCACTTCCCGACCTGCTCGGCATGAACGGCGCACGGCAATGGTTTATGAACGGGGTAAAATACCCGGTACTTGACCACAGGTTACATCCATTCTACGGCGCCTATTTTCCCGTACGTACGGCACATCTTATGTTGCTGGACAACTGGATGAATAGAAGCATGAAGTTGTTCAGGCATGTAAAAGATATTGGTACCGGATGCGGAATAATGGGTTTTATGGCCCTCAAACATGGCGCCAAATCGGTCCATGCCACCGACATAAATCCCAATGCAATATTCAGTACCATAACTGATGCAGGGCGCATGGGACTCAGGAGCAGGTTAACTGCCGAACAGGCCTCTTTCTTTGGCAAAAAGAACCGGGGTCTGGGTAAAGGCCCTGGTTTAACCCTTTTTAATCCGCCCTGGATACCGGGATCATCGAGCAATATAATAGACAAGGGTATTTATTACGAAGAGGGTTTTTTTGAGGAATTCCTTGCTGATGCGGCAGAAAACATTGATTCCGGCGGAATTATTGCAGTTGTTTTTTCTGACTATGCAATCATTGCCGGCTTAACGGGAAAAAACCCGGTCGAAACTGCTGTATCTGCCAGCAATCATTTCTCTCTTGCGGATGTAATCACCGGAAAAGTTCCGGAAAGATCCCGCAAAAGATCAAGATCCTGGATAAACCGTATCAGGGAAAATGAAACAACCGGACTCTGGATACTCAAAAGAACCTGAAAAGAAATAACCGCCTAAATGTATGTTCTCAGTATATCTGCTATCTCCCGGTCGTTTCTCAGCCGGGGCACCTTGTTTTGTCCGCCCAGCTTGCCTATTGAGTTCATATATTTTGCAAAACCATTTTCAGGCACAATCCTGACAACGAGCGACTGAATAATGTTCCCCTTAACCAGGTCATCGTAATAACTGTTCCTTCTCCTCATCTGGCGGTCCAGTTCGCCGGCAAACGCATCCATGTCAGAAGGCAGTTTCTCAAACTCAATAAACCACTCGTGGCAGGGTTTGCCTCCCTGGTAATCAAACAACGGCGCAACAGTGAATTCTGATATTCTTGCACCGGTCTTTTTGCACGTCTCAACAATAGCTGAGTCGGCCTCCTCGGCAATAACATGCTCACCAAATGCTGAAGTAAACTGGCTCACCCTTCCTGTAACGAGAATTCTGTAAGGATCTTTCGAAACAAACCTGACCGTATCGCCTATATTATAACCCCACATACCGGCATTTGTATTGAGTATCATAACATAGTTAACACCTGTTTCAACCCCTTCAAGCGGTATGCGCCCGGGTTTATCGTCGTGGAATTTGTCCAGTGGTATAAACTCGTAAAAAATCCCGGCATCGGGAATTAGTATCAGTCCCTC
This genomic stretch from Marinilabiliales bacterium harbors:
- a CDS encoding CHAT domain-containing protein; its protein translation is MVYVICPIFITFILFIYQTAAGSGISEQISRPGCKFTNSGVNQKTETMRKLIPVIIVLFFQFEAAPGQILRQIIDAGRDRVVDALKDEAVNQLRKSYEEYDQTEFNYAVSFSDNSGMFESQERYRKLQRVLLFVLTPESYADRSPAEKAEDLNQAGEMFYASGRFRSAELSFNSALEIYRFNNMYPSKEAASVISNLGLLHHATGRYSSAENLTIEAMEMRARAVADESTLGASYNNLAVLYKDMGRYTEAHDYYEKAVENIYRYQGGNSVPYSIALNNQAIFYQVTGRYNEAEELLNSAVEIASGQLGERSANFLRMKVNLALLYQLLEEYDEAEKIYLDALAAKRRRLGAGHPDYAVMLRNIASLYMVTGEMDKVEENLTSALDIYRRRLGRDNPHYAATASELGGFYLLAGNTGAALPLLQEALEIEKESLDDHHPNHISTIERMAVLRWQEGDYQDAYEWYTRVLDRHLHQIDRHFPAMSDTEKARFWARIQPRFIRFNSFSVDAKDHIDGITGDMYDYHIAVKALLLNATTRVRNQILSSGDNELVGRFQEWLDIREYLAYLYTMPREDLAEDNINIDSLENAANRMERELSRMSDAFEEGYSVQRVSYRDIADALYDDEAAMEIIRFRRYNYLRPDTLVYYASLVVDRNMDQPSVTVFRNGNEMETLYAAEYRRIMERALEDNELGRIYWGELSSVTADYSDIFISLDGVFNQINLLTLTDVDGSYLIRKKRMFYVPNTRVLAEQPRQETDAFQGEGSAVLVGDPNYSLGVDWDLVTTMPLPELPGTREEVEIIDRLFSSAGWSTSVYLDDMATETNIRRVRSPDILHVATHGFFLDDVDAGSGETVLGIEPEKAVENPLLRSGLMLAGADNTIQQIGTVNIADGDDGILNAYEAMLLDLSSTRLVVLSACETGLGEVINGEGVYGLQRAFQVAGSGTVILSLWQVSDEVTQMLMSEFYRKWLEKGDKSIAFRDAQLKVMESYSSPFYWGAFVMIGNRAPAR